One genomic region from Agelaius phoeniceus isolate bAgePho1 chromosome 23, bAgePho1.hap1, whole genome shotgun sequence encodes:
- the USP28 gene encoding ubiquitin carboxyl-terminal hydrolase 28 isoform X3, whose protein sequence is MTAELRARGGGGGEDCQVLLNQMKEITGIQDSAFLLAALKAADGDLMEAVTFLTEDPAPEPVQSPAAAEPSSWEGSVVGKQLPQDVGAVPAAHNQDNLRTANTVRPLESPKAPAAERDAAERAQEAHSAENKNRSKRKRCEVWGENPKQSDWRRAGDWPVGMKNIGNTCWFSAVIQSLFQLPDFRRLVLGYSLPQNVLESCRSHTGKRNIAFMQELQCLFALMLGTWRKFVDPSAALELLRDVFRSAEQPQQDVSEFTHKLLDWLEDAFQLTVNVTSLGDKSENPMVQLFYGTFLTEGVHEGNSFSKIETFGQYPLQVNGYRNLNECLEGAMVEGEMDEATASQSVKYGQERWFTKLPPVLTFELSRFEFNQSLGQPEKIHTKLEFPQTIYMDRYLYCNKDLIQMKREEMKRLKEKMVTLQQKLERYMEYGSGPARFPLPDMLQYVLEFIATKPAGAISSAQSSQTTPLHSQAKPNVLDVLSQPNSIQERTDTRTEDEALFVANASPQQSSSMDLQPPVSPAELSERPAPHVVSKEELNLVQMCLQRWRNEIEQDVRDLKESIARINLSIEQMYCDPLLQQVPYRLHAVLVHEGQANAGHYWAFIYDQPRKRWLKYNDISVTESSWEELERESFGGLRNASAYCLMYISGQVSPVGADEDEGPEARQLQKEVEALSPELRHYIQEDNWRLEQEAEEWDEEQSCKIPQMEPSPTSELQDLSSESGPEQSSVCEPSVHSLSSEHARIAKEQTAKAIANTAEAYEKNGVEAALCEAFHEEYSRLYLLSKETPTPQNDARLQHVLIYFLQNNAPQQVVERTLLEQFADKNLSYDERSISIMKVARAKLSEIGPDDVDMEEYKRWHEDYSLFRKVSIYLLTGLELYQNRKYQESLTYLVYAYQSNTKLLLKGTNRGVSESLIALYRRKCLLKLNEVAASLFVSCEEAHVSEGVSILNELIIPCMHLMNNFEISKEDLDAIEVMRNRWCSYLGREDMDAKLQMKLGELLPRLLDGSTEVIVLKEPPKIRPNSPYDLCSRFAAVMESIHGASAVAVQ, encoded by the exons GATTGCCAGGTGCTCTTAAATCAGATGAAAGAGATCACAGGAATTCAGGATTCAGCATTCCTGCTTGCTGCTCTAAAG GCTGCTGATGGAGATCTCATGGAAGCAGTCACCTTCCTGACAGaggaccctgctccagagccagtgcagagcccagctgctgcagagccatcCTCCTGGGAAGGGAGTGTGGTGGGCAAACAGCTCCCACAGG ATGTTGGTGCTGTACCTGCTGCTCACAACCAAGACAACCTCCGCACAGCCAACACTGTCAGACCACTGGAATCACCCAAAGCCCCAGCTGCAGAAAGGGATGCAGCTGAAAG AGCACAGGAGGCCCATTCTGCTGAAAACAAAAACCGCTCCAAAAGGAAACGCTGTGAAGTCTGGGGAGAGAACCCCAAGCAGAGTGACTGGAGAAGGGCGGGTGACTGGCCTGTTGGAATGAAAAATATAGGAAATACGTGTTGGTTTAGTGCTGTTATACAG TCTCTGTTTCAGTTGCCAGATTTCCGGAGGCTGGTCCTTGGGTACTCCCTCCCACAGAATGTGCTTGAAAGTTGTCGTAGTCACACT ggaaaaagaaatattgcaTTCATGCAAGAACTTCAGTGTCTGTTTGCATTAATGCTGGGGACATGGCGTAAGTTTGTAGACCCTTCTGCAGCACTGGAACTCTTGAGGGACGTGTTTAGATCAGCTGAACAACCACAG CAAGATGTGAGTGAATTTACACACAAACTACTGGACTGGCTGGAGGACGCATTCCAGCTCACTGTGAATGTCAC GAGCCTTGGGGACAAATCTGAAAACCCAATGGTGCAGCTCTTCTATGGGACTTTCCTGACTGAGGGTGTCCATGAGG GCAACAGTTTTTCCAAGATTGAGACCTTTGGTCAGTATCCCCTTCAGGTAAATGGTTACCGGAACTTGAATGAGTGCTTGGAAGGAGCCATGGTGGAGGGAGAGATGGATGAGGCAACAGCATCTCAGTCAGTGAAGTATGGACAGGAG CGCTGGTTTACAAAACTTCCACCAGTTCTGACCTTTGAACTCTCCCGATTTGAGTTCAATCAGTCACTAGGACAGCCAGAGAAAATTCACACCAAGCTAGAGTTTCCCCAGACTATATATATGGACAG GTACCTCTACTGCAATAAAGATCTTATTCAGATgaaaagggaggaaatgaaGAGATTGAAGGAGAAAATGGTGACTCTGCAGCAGAAACTGGAAAG GTACATGGAATATGGCTCTGGCCCAGCCCGCTTTCCACTGCCTGACATGCTGCAGTATGTGCTCGAGTTCATTGCTACAAAGCCAGCTGGGGCAATTTCCTCTGCTCAGAGCTCTCAAACAACACCCCTGCACTCCCAGGCCAAGCCTAATGTTTTGGACGTGCTTTCACAGCCAAACAG CATACAAGAAAGGACTGATACTAGGActgaagatgaagctttatttgTGGCCAATGCTTCaccacagcagagctccagTATGGATctccagcctcctgtttcacctGCAGAGCTGTCTGAACGTCCAGCTCCTCACGTGGTCTCCAAAGAAGAGCTGAACCTGGTTCAGATGTGTCTGCAGCGATGGAGAAACGAGATCGAGCAGGACGTGCGAG ATCTGAAGGAGTCTATTGCCAGAATAAACCTGTCCATTGAACAGATGTACTGTGACCCTCTCCTCCAGCAG GTTCCCTACCGTTTGCATGCAGTCCTGGTCCATGAGGGACAAGCAAATGCGGGGCACTACTGGGCCTTCATATATGACCAGCCCCGTAAAAGATGGCTCAAGTACAATGACATCTCAGTGACAGAGTCGTCATGGGAAGAGCTGGAGCGAGAGTCCTTTGGAGGCTTGAGGAATGCCAGTGCCTACTGCCTGATGTACATCAGTGGCCAGGTGTCCCCTGTTGGTGCAG ATGAGGATGAGGGCCCAGAGGCTAGACAGCTCCAGAAGGAGGTGGAAGCTTTGTCCCCAGAACTGAGACACTACATCCAGGAGGACAACTGGcgcctggagcaggaggcagaggagtGGGACGAGGAGCAATCTTGCAAGATTCCTCAGATGGAGCCTTCCCCTACTTCTGAATTGCAGGACCTCTCCTCTGAGTCAGGACCAG AGCAGTCATCAGTGTGTGAGCCAAGCGTGCACTCCCTGTCCTCGGAGCATGCCAGGATTGCCAAGGAGCAGACTGCCAAGGCCATTGCCAACACTGCTGAAGCCTACGAGAAGAACGGCGTCGAGGCAGCTCTGTGCGAG GCATTCCATGAGGAGTACTCGCGGCTGTACCTGCTTTCCAAGGAGACCCCAACCCCCCAGAACGACGCCCGCCTGCAGCACGTGCTCATCTACTTCCTGCAGAACAATGCCCCGCAGCAGGTGGTGGAACGGACCCTCCTCGAGCAGTTTGCAGACAAAAACCTCAGCTACGATGAACG GTCCATCAGCATCATGAAGGTGGCACGGGCAAAGCTGAGCGAAATCGGTCCTGACGATGTTGACATGGAGGAGTACAAG AGGTGGCACGAAGACTACAGCCTTTTTCGCAAGGTGTCCATTTACCTGCTGACGGGGTTGGAACTCTACCAGAATAGAAA GTACCAAGAGTCACTCACCTACCTGGTCTACGCCTACCAAAGCAACAccaagctgctgctgaagggaaCCAACCGCGGCGTGAGCGAGTCGCTGATCGCCTTGTACCGGAGGAAGTGTCTCCTG AAGCTGAACGAGGTGGCAGCTTCTCTTTTTGTCAGCTGTGAAGAAGCTCATGTGTCAGAGGGTGTGAGCATCCTGAATGAGCTGATCATCCCCTGCATGCATCTAATGAACAACTTTGAGATCTCCAAAGAGGACCTGGATGCCATCGAGGTCATGAGGAACCGCTGGTGCTCCTATTTGGGACGAGAAGACATGGACG CAAAGCTGCAGATGAAGCTGGGTGAGCTGCTGCCCCGGCTCCTGGACGGCTCCACCGAGGTCATTGTGCTGAAGGAGCCCCCGAAGATCCGGCCCAACTCCCCCTACGACCTGTGCAGCCGCTTTGCGGCCGTCATGGAGTCCATCCACGGCGCCTCGGCCGTGGCCGTGCAGTAA
- the USP28 gene encoding ubiquitin carboxyl-terminal hydrolase 28 isoform X1, protein MTAELRARGGGGGEDCQVLLNQMKEITGIQDSAFLLAALKAADGDLMEAVTFLTEDPAPEPVQSPAAAEPSSWEGSVVGKQLPQDVGAVPAAHNQDNLRTANTVRPLESPKAPAAERDAAERAQEAHSAENKNRSKRKRCEVWGENPKQSDWRRAGDWPVGMKNIGNTCWFSAVIQSLFQLPDFRRLVLGYSLPQNVLESCRSHTGKRNIAFMQELQCLFALMLGTWRKFVDPSAALELLRDVFRSAEQPQQDVSEFTHKLLDWLEDAFQLTVNVTSLGDKSENPMVQLFYGTFLTEGVHEGNSFSKIETFGQYPLQVNGYRNLNECLEGAMVEGEMDEATASQSVKYGQERWFTKLPPVLTFELSRFEFNQSLGQPEKIHTKLEFPQTIYMDRYLYCNKDLIQMKREEMKRLKEKMVTLQQKLERYMEYGSGPARFPLPDMLQYVLEFIATKPAGAISSAQSSQTTPLHSQAKPNVLDVLSQPNSIQERTDTRTEDEALFVANASPQQSSSMDLQPPVSPAELSERPAPHVVSKEELNLVQMCLQRWRNEIEQDVRDLKESIARINLSIEQMYCDPLLQQVPYRLHAVLVHEGQANAGHYWAFIYDQPRKRWLKYNDISVTESSWEELERESFGGLRNASAYCLMYISGQVSPVGADEDEGPEARQLQKEVEALSPELRHYIQEDNWRLEQEAEEWDEEQSCKIPQMEPSPTSELQDLSSESGPEQSSVCEPSVHSLSSEHARIAKEQTAKAIANTAEAYEKNGVEAALCERKEVEPLKAHPEETSPTVQAEQPRDTQEAEAAAQTSSQVSEVEIPSVGKIPVRSDADGYNEEVMLSPAMQGVILAIAKARQTFDRDGSEAGLVKAFHEEYSRLYLLSKETPTPQNDARLQHVLIYFLQNNAPQQVVERTLLEQFADKNLSYDERSISIMKVARAKLSEIGPDDVDMEEYKRWHEDYSLFRKVSIYLLTGLELYQNRKYQESLTYLVYAYQSNTKLLLKGTNRGVSESLIALYRRKCLLKLNEVAASLFVSCEEAHVSEGVSILNELIIPCMHLMNNFEISKEDLDAIEVMRNRWCSYLGREDMDAKLQMKLGELLPRLLDGSTEVIVLKEPPKIRPNSPYDLCSRFAAVMESIHGASAVAVQ, encoded by the exons GATTGCCAGGTGCTCTTAAATCAGATGAAAGAGATCACAGGAATTCAGGATTCAGCATTCCTGCTTGCTGCTCTAAAG GCTGCTGATGGAGATCTCATGGAAGCAGTCACCTTCCTGACAGaggaccctgctccagagccagtgcagagcccagctgctgcagagccatcCTCCTGGGAAGGGAGTGTGGTGGGCAAACAGCTCCCACAGG ATGTTGGTGCTGTACCTGCTGCTCACAACCAAGACAACCTCCGCACAGCCAACACTGTCAGACCACTGGAATCACCCAAAGCCCCAGCTGCAGAAAGGGATGCAGCTGAAAG AGCACAGGAGGCCCATTCTGCTGAAAACAAAAACCGCTCCAAAAGGAAACGCTGTGAAGTCTGGGGAGAGAACCCCAAGCAGAGTGACTGGAGAAGGGCGGGTGACTGGCCTGTTGGAATGAAAAATATAGGAAATACGTGTTGGTTTAGTGCTGTTATACAG TCTCTGTTTCAGTTGCCAGATTTCCGGAGGCTGGTCCTTGGGTACTCCCTCCCACAGAATGTGCTTGAAAGTTGTCGTAGTCACACT ggaaaaagaaatattgcaTTCATGCAAGAACTTCAGTGTCTGTTTGCATTAATGCTGGGGACATGGCGTAAGTTTGTAGACCCTTCTGCAGCACTGGAACTCTTGAGGGACGTGTTTAGATCAGCTGAACAACCACAG CAAGATGTGAGTGAATTTACACACAAACTACTGGACTGGCTGGAGGACGCATTCCAGCTCACTGTGAATGTCAC GAGCCTTGGGGACAAATCTGAAAACCCAATGGTGCAGCTCTTCTATGGGACTTTCCTGACTGAGGGTGTCCATGAGG GCAACAGTTTTTCCAAGATTGAGACCTTTGGTCAGTATCCCCTTCAGGTAAATGGTTACCGGAACTTGAATGAGTGCTTGGAAGGAGCCATGGTGGAGGGAGAGATGGATGAGGCAACAGCATCTCAGTCAGTGAAGTATGGACAGGAG CGCTGGTTTACAAAACTTCCACCAGTTCTGACCTTTGAACTCTCCCGATTTGAGTTCAATCAGTCACTAGGACAGCCAGAGAAAATTCACACCAAGCTAGAGTTTCCCCAGACTATATATATGGACAG GTACCTCTACTGCAATAAAGATCTTATTCAGATgaaaagggaggaaatgaaGAGATTGAAGGAGAAAATGGTGACTCTGCAGCAGAAACTGGAAAG GTACATGGAATATGGCTCTGGCCCAGCCCGCTTTCCACTGCCTGACATGCTGCAGTATGTGCTCGAGTTCATTGCTACAAAGCCAGCTGGGGCAATTTCCTCTGCTCAGAGCTCTCAAACAACACCCCTGCACTCCCAGGCCAAGCCTAATGTTTTGGACGTGCTTTCACAGCCAAACAG CATACAAGAAAGGACTGATACTAGGActgaagatgaagctttatttgTGGCCAATGCTTCaccacagcagagctccagTATGGATctccagcctcctgtttcacctGCAGAGCTGTCTGAACGTCCAGCTCCTCACGTGGTCTCCAAAGAAGAGCTGAACCTGGTTCAGATGTGTCTGCAGCGATGGAGAAACGAGATCGAGCAGGACGTGCGAG ATCTGAAGGAGTCTATTGCCAGAATAAACCTGTCCATTGAACAGATGTACTGTGACCCTCTCCTCCAGCAG GTTCCCTACCGTTTGCATGCAGTCCTGGTCCATGAGGGACAAGCAAATGCGGGGCACTACTGGGCCTTCATATATGACCAGCCCCGTAAAAGATGGCTCAAGTACAATGACATCTCAGTGACAGAGTCGTCATGGGAAGAGCTGGAGCGAGAGTCCTTTGGAGGCTTGAGGAATGCCAGTGCCTACTGCCTGATGTACATCAGTGGCCAGGTGTCCCCTGTTGGTGCAG ATGAGGATGAGGGCCCAGAGGCTAGACAGCTCCAGAAGGAGGTGGAAGCTTTGTCCCCAGAACTGAGACACTACATCCAGGAGGACAACTGGcgcctggagcaggaggcagaggagtGGGACGAGGAGCAATCTTGCAAGATTCCTCAGATGGAGCCTTCCCCTACTTCTGAATTGCAGGACCTCTCCTCTGAGTCAGGACCAG AGCAGTCATCAGTGTGTGAGCCAAGCGTGCACTCCCTGTCCTCGGAGCATGCCAGGATTGCCAAGGAGCAGACTGCCAAGGCCATTGCCAACACTGCTGAAGCCTACGAGAAGAACGGCGTCGAGGCAGCTCTGTGCGAG CGCAAGGAGGTAGAGCCACTGAAGGCCCATCCAGAAGAAACATCCCCCACagttcaggcagagcagccccggGACACTCAggaagcagaggctgctgcccaAACTAGCTCACAGGTCTCTGAAGTGGAAATCCCCAGTGTGGGGAAGATTCCCGTTAGATCCGATGCAGATGGATATAATGAGGAG GTGATGCTGAGTCCAGCCATGCAAGGTGTCATCCTGGCTATTGCAAAAGCCCGCCAGACCTTTGATCGTGATGGGTCTGAAGCAGGGCTTGTTAAG GCATTCCATGAGGAGTACTCGCGGCTGTACCTGCTTTCCAAGGAGACCCCAACCCCCCAGAACGACGCCCGCCTGCAGCACGTGCTCATCTACTTCCTGCAGAACAATGCCCCGCAGCAGGTGGTGGAACGGACCCTCCTCGAGCAGTTTGCAGACAAAAACCTCAGCTACGATGAACG GTCCATCAGCATCATGAAGGTGGCACGGGCAAAGCTGAGCGAAATCGGTCCTGACGATGTTGACATGGAGGAGTACAAG AGGTGGCACGAAGACTACAGCCTTTTTCGCAAGGTGTCCATTTACCTGCTGACGGGGTTGGAACTCTACCAGAATAGAAA GTACCAAGAGTCACTCACCTACCTGGTCTACGCCTACCAAAGCAACAccaagctgctgctgaagggaaCCAACCGCGGCGTGAGCGAGTCGCTGATCGCCTTGTACCGGAGGAAGTGTCTCCTG AAGCTGAACGAGGTGGCAGCTTCTCTTTTTGTCAGCTGTGAAGAAGCTCATGTGTCAGAGGGTGTGAGCATCCTGAATGAGCTGATCATCCCCTGCATGCATCTAATGAACAACTTTGAGATCTCCAAAGAGGACCTGGATGCCATCGAGGTCATGAGGAACCGCTGGTGCTCCTATTTGGGACGAGAAGACATGGACG CAAAGCTGCAGATGAAGCTGGGTGAGCTGCTGCCCCGGCTCCTGGACGGCTCCACCGAGGTCATTGTGCTGAAGGAGCCCCCGAAGATCCGGCCCAACTCCCCCTACGACCTGTGCAGCCGCTTTGCGGCCGTCATGGAGTCCATCCACGGCGCCTCGGCCGTGGCCGTGCAGTAA
- the USP28 gene encoding ubiquitin carboxyl-terminal hydrolase 28 isoform X2 has translation MTAELRARGGGGGEAADGDLMEAVTFLTEDPAPEPVQSPAAAEPSSWEGSVVGKQLPQDVGAVPAAHNQDNLRTANTVRPLESPKAPAAERDAAERAQEAHSAENKNRSKRKRCEVWGENPKQSDWRRAGDWPVGMKNIGNTCWFSAVIQSLFQLPDFRRLVLGYSLPQNVLESCRSHTGKRNIAFMQELQCLFALMLGTWRKFVDPSAALELLRDVFRSAEQPQQDVSEFTHKLLDWLEDAFQLTVNVTSLGDKSENPMVQLFYGTFLTEGVHEGNSFSKIETFGQYPLQVNGYRNLNECLEGAMVEGEMDEATASQSVKYGQERWFTKLPPVLTFELSRFEFNQSLGQPEKIHTKLEFPQTIYMDRYLYCNKDLIQMKREEMKRLKEKMVTLQQKLERYMEYGSGPARFPLPDMLQYVLEFIATKPAGAISSAQSSQTTPLHSQAKPNVLDVLSQPNSIQERTDTRTEDEALFVANASPQQSSSMDLQPPVSPAELSERPAPHVVSKEELNLVQMCLQRWRNEIEQDVRDLKESIARINLSIEQMYCDPLLQQVPYRLHAVLVHEGQANAGHYWAFIYDQPRKRWLKYNDISVTESSWEELERESFGGLRNASAYCLMYISGQVSPVGADEDEGPEARQLQKEVEALSPELRHYIQEDNWRLEQEAEEWDEEQSCKIPQMEPSPTSELQDLSSESGPEQSSVCEPSVHSLSSEHARIAKEQTAKAIANTAEAYEKNGVEAALCERKEVEPLKAHPEETSPTVQAEQPRDTQEAEAAAQTSSQVSEVEIPSVGKIPVRSDADGYNEEVMLSPAMQGVILAIAKARQTFDRDGSEAGLVKAFHEEYSRLYLLSKETPTPQNDARLQHVLIYFLQNNAPQQVVERTLLEQFADKNLSYDERSISIMKVARAKLSEIGPDDVDMEEYKRWHEDYSLFRKVSIYLLTGLELYQNRKYQESLTYLVYAYQSNTKLLLKGTNRGVSESLIALYRRKCLLKLNEVAASLFVSCEEAHVSEGVSILNELIIPCMHLMNNFEISKEDLDAIEVMRNRWCSYLGREDMDAKLQMKLGELLPRLLDGSTEVIVLKEPPKIRPNSPYDLCSRFAAVMESIHGASAVAVQ, from the exons GCTGCTGATGGAGATCTCATGGAAGCAGTCACCTTCCTGACAGaggaccctgctccagagccagtgcagagcccagctgctgcagagccatcCTCCTGGGAAGGGAGTGTGGTGGGCAAACAGCTCCCACAGG ATGTTGGTGCTGTACCTGCTGCTCACAACCAAGACAACCTCCGCACAGCCAACACTGTCAGACCACTGGAATCACCCAAAGCCCCAGCTGCAGAAAGGGATGCAGCTGAAAG AGCACAGGAGGCCCATTCTGCTGAAAACAAAAACCGCTCCAAAAGGAAACGCTGTGAAGTCTGGGGAGAGAACCCCAAGCAGAGTGACTGGAGAAGGGCGGGTGACTGGCCTGTTGGAATGAAAAATATAGGAAATACGTGTTGGTTTAGTGCTGTTATACAG TCTCTGTTTCAGTTGCCAGATTTCCGGAGGCTGGTCCTTGGGTACTCCCTCCCACAGAATGTGCTTGAAAGTTGTCGTAGTCACACT ggaaaaagaaatattgcaTTCATGCAAGAACTTCAGTGTCTGTTTGCATTAATGCTGGGGACATGGCGTAAGTTTGTAGACCCTTCTGCAGCACTGGAACTCTTGAGGGACGTGTTTAGATCAGCTGAACAACCACAG CAAGATGTGAGTGAATTTACACACAAACTACTGGACTGGCTGGAGGACGCATTCCAGCTCACTGTGAATGTCAC GAGCCTTGGGGACAAATCTGAAAACCCAATGGTGCAGCTCTTCTATGGGACTTTCCTGACTGAGGGTGTCCATGAGG GCAACAGTTTTTCCAAGATTGAGACCTTTGGTCAGTATCCCCTTCAGGTAAATGGTTACCGGAACTTGAATGAGTGCTTGGAAGGAGCCATGGTGGAGGGAGAGATGGATGAGGCAACAGCATCTCAGTCAGTGAAGTATGGACAGGAG CGCTGGTTTACAAAACTTCCACCAGTTCTGACCTTTGAACTCTCCCGATTTGAGTTCAATCAGTCACTAGGACAGCCAGAGAAAATTCACACCAAGCTAGAGTTTCCCCAGACTATATATATGGACAG GTACCTCTACTGCAATAAAGATCTTATTCAGATgaaaagggaggaaatgaaGAGATTGAAGGAGAAAATGGTGACTCTGCAGCAGAAACTGGAAAG GTACATGGAATATGGCTCTGGCCCAGCCCGCTTTCCACTGCCTGACATGCTGCAGTATGTGCTCGAGTTCATTGCTACAAAGCCAGCTGGGGCAATTTCCTCTGCTCAGAGCTCTCAAACAACACCCCTGCACTCCCAGGCCAAGCCTAATGTTTTGGACGTGCTTTCACAGCCAAACAG CATACAAGAAAGGACTGATACTAGGActgaagatgaagctttatttgTGGCCAATGCTTCaccacagcagagctccagTATGGATctccagcctcctgtttcacctGCAGAGCTGTCTGAACGTCCAGCTCCTCACGTGGTCTCCAAAGAAGAGCTGAACCTGGTTCAGATGTGTCTGCAGCGATGGAGAAACGAGATCGAGCAGGACGTGCGAG ATCTGAAGGAGTCTATTGCCAGAATAAACCTGTCCATTGAACAGATGTACTGTGACCCTCTCCTCCAGCAG GTTCCCTACCGTTTGCATGCAGTCCTGGTCCATGAGGGACAAGCAAATGCGGGGCACTACTGGGCCTTCATATATGACCAGCCCCGTAAAAGATGGCTCAAGTACAATGACATCTCAGTGACAGAGTCGTCATGGGAAGAGCTGGAGCGAGAGTCCTTTGGAGGCTTGAGGAATGCCAGTGCCTACTGCCTGATGTACATCAGTGGCCAGGTGTCCCCTGTTGGTGCAG ATGAGGATGAGGGCCCAGAGGCTAGACAGCTCCAGAAGGAGGTGGAAGCTTTGTCCCCAGAACTGAGACACTACATCCAGGAGGACAACTGGcgcctggagcaggaggcagaggagtGGGACGAGGAGCAATCTTGCAAGATTCCTCAGATGGAGCCTTCCCCTACTTCTGAATTGCAGGACCTCTCCTCTGAGTCAGGACCAG AGCAGTCATCAGTGTGTGAGCCAAGCGTGCACTCCCTGTCCTCGGAGCATGCCAGGATTGCCAAGGAGCAGACTGCCAAGGCCATTGCCAACACTGCTGAAGCCTACGAGAAGAACGGCGTCGAGGCAGCTCTGTGCGAG CGCAAGGAGGTAGAGCCACTGAAGGCCCATCCAGAAGAAACATCCCCCACagttcaggcagagcagccccggGACACTCAggaagcagaggctgctgcccaAACTAGCTCACAGGTCTCTGAAGTGGAAATCCCCAGTGTGGGGAAGATTCCCGTTAGATCCGATGCAGATGGATATAATGAGGAG GTGATGCTGAGTCCAGCCATGCAAGGTGTCATCCTGGCTATTGCAAAAGCCCGCCAGACCTTTGATCGTGATGGGTCTGAAGCAGGGCTTGTTAAG GCATTCCATGAGGAGTACTCGCGGCTGTACCTGCTTTCCAAGGAGACCCCAACCCCCCAGAACGACGCCCGCCTGCAGCACGTGCTCATCTACTTCCTGCAGAACAATGCCCCGCAGCAGGTGGTGGAACGGACCCTCCTCGAGCAGTTTGCAGACAAAAACCTCAGCTACGATGAACG GTCCATCAGCATCATGAAGGTGGCACGGGCAAAGCTGAGCGAAATCGGTCCTGACGATGTTGACATGGAGGAGTACAAG AGGTGGCACGAAGACTACAGCCTTTTTCGCAAGGTGTCCATTTACCTGCTGACGGGGTTGGAACTCTACCAGAATAGAAA GTACCAAGAGTCACTCACCTACCTGGTCTACGCCTACCAAAGCAACAccaagctgctgctgaagggaaCCAACCGCGGCGTGAGCGAGTCGCTGATCGCCTTGTACCGGAGGAAGTGTCTCCTG AAGCTGAACGAGGTGGCAGCTTCTCTTTTTGTCAGCTGTGAAGAAGCTCATGTGTCAGAGGGTGTGAGCATCCTGAATGAGCTGATCATCCCCTGCATGCATCTAATGAACAACTTTGAGATCTCCAAAGAGGACCTGGATGCCATCGAGGTCATGAGGAACCGCTGGTGCTCCTATTTGGGACGAGAAGACATGGACG CAAAGCTGCAGATGAAGCTGGGTGAGCTGCTGCCCCGGCTCCTGGACGGCTCCACCGAGGTCATTGTGCTGAAGGAGCCCCCGAAGATCCGGCCCAACTCCCCCTACGACCTGTGCAGCCGCTTTGCGGCCGTCATGGAGTCCATCCACGGCGCCTCGGCCGTGGCCGTGCAGTAA